The following proteins are encoded in a genomic region of Montipora foliosa isolate CH-2021 chromosome 8, ASM3666993v2, whole genome shotgun sequence:
- the LOC138013303 gene encoding uncharacterized protein, with amino-acid sequence MSFMLCITTAYRMVRYRFLLLLGIALALFFLTSHNFIRKRAVLLDEYTNNLISGNWNGKWKTIKSSKTMKLGQQRGLGSKSSKINITSRRARLHLIIQFPVLNTSGSQTNVNLTRQQEFIHCLQRNLLSPHVQKIHILCETDRDPLFIRNLDLRMNWKLLFHILGWRMRYKDAFQYASQNLLGKNAMIINADCYVDKGFEYLNEDILSRKTVYALTRHERLENVHFCKKRDFCGPNSKYIGSHDAWMFRLLAPVPAALLSNIDFRPNIEGIERVLIFNLRKYGRFRIKNPCKLLHIVHYHCSRIKNTKERLFHGQRIDHYFNITTLKQGKVVNAPFSDL; translated from the exons ATGTCGTTTATGCTGTGTATAACCACAGCTTATAGGATGGTCAGATATCGATTTTTACTTCTCTTGGGGATCGCTTTGGCGTTATTTTTCTTAACATCGCACAATTTCATTCGCAAACGCGCTGTTTTGTTGGATGAATACACCAATAACTTGATATCAGGGAACTGGAACG GGAAATGGAAAACTATCAAGTCGAGTAAAACTATGAAACTTGGACAACAAAGGGGTTTAGGCtcaaaaagttcaaaaattAACATAACGTCCAGGAGAGCCCGACTGCATTTGATCATTCAGTTTCCGGTTCTTAACACTTCTGGCAGCCAGACCAATGTCAATCTGACCAGACAGCAGGAGTTTATCCACTGCCTACAACGAAACTTACTCAGCCCCCAC GTCCAGAAGATTCACATTCTCTGTGAAACCGACCGGGATCCCCTTTTTATCAGAAACTTGGATTTAAGAATGAACTGGAAACTACTGTTTCATATACTTGGTTGGCGCATGCGCTATAAAGATGCATTTCAGTATGCCTCACAAAACTTGTTAGGTAAAAACGCAATGATCATTAACGCAGATTGTTATGTCGATAAGGGAtttgaatatctgaatgaaGACATACTGAGCAGAAAAACAGTGTACGCGTTAACAAGACATGAAAGACTTGAAAACGTTCATTTTTGCAAGAAAAGAGATTTTTGTGGCCCAAACTCGAAGTACATCGGTTCTCACGATGCTTGGATGTTTAGGCTACTCGCACCAGTCCCTGCTGCTTTGCTTAGTAATATTGACTTTCGTCCCAatattgaaggaatcgaacgagttttgatttttaACTTAAGAAAATACGGTAGATTCAGGATAAAGAATCCATGCAAACTACTGCATATAGTCCACTATCACTGCAGcagaataaaaaatacaaaagaaagacTTTTTCATGGACAACGAATTGATCACTATTTCAATATCACAACTTTGAAACAAGGAAAAGTTGTTAACGCACCATTCTCTGATCTGTAA